The Bradyrhizobium sp. WSM471 genome includes the window TTTCGATTCCGTAACCTCTTGTAATCCCTCAATGTTTCTACTGTGCATGGGGTTGTTTTCGCACATTTGTTGGGAGGGGTCTTCCGGTCCCCTCCGATGTCGCGTCGGCGCGCTGCGGGCGCGGGGCAGTTCCACAGGCCTAGTCCACCGACACGCCGGCGAACTCCACCACCTTGCGCCACTTCTCGGTCTCGTCGGTGACCAGCTTGCCGAACTCGGCCGGCGTCATCGGCTTGGGGATGCCGCCGGTCTCGGTGAGGCGCGCGACCAGCTTCGGGTCCTTCAGCGCCTCGTTGACGGCCTTGTTGAGGATCTCGATCACGTCCTGCGGCGTGCCCTTCGGCGCGGAGATGCCGTAGAAGCCGACCGATTCGAAGCCCGGCAAGGTCTCGGCGATCGCCGGCACGTCAGGCACGCTCGGCCAGCGCTGCGGCGAGGTGACGCCGAGCGCGCGGACGTTGCCGCCCTTGGCCTGCTCCATCGCGGAGGGGAGGTTGTCGAAGATCAGCTGCACCTTGTTGGAGATGATGTCGGGGAAGGCGATCGCAGATCCCCGATAGGGCACGTGCACCATGTCGCACTTGGTCATCACCTTGAACAGCTCCGCCGACATGTGCACCGAGGTGCCGTTGCCGGACGAGGCAAAGGAGATCTTTCCGGGATTGGCCTTGCAGTAGTCGATGAACTCCTGAACCGTCTTCGCCGGGAACGCGTTGGAGACGACCAGCATGTTGGTGAGCTGCATGATGCTGGCGACCGGCACGGTGTCGCGCAGGAAGTCGAACGGCAGCTTCTTGTAGAGCGAGGTGGAGATCGCGTTGTTGGGCGCGACGAACAGCAGCGTGTAGCCGTCCGGCGGTGAGGTGATCGCGGCCGCGGCCGCGATGTTGCCGCCGGAGCCGGTGCGGTTCTCGACGATGAACTGCTGGCCGAGGCGGTCGGTCAGCCACTGCGCCATGATCCGCGCCACGATGTCGACCGGGCCGCCGGCGGAAAAGCCGATCAGCCAGTGCACGGGACGGTCGGGATAAGCGGCGGAGGCGGGAGGTGCGGCGCCCAAAAGCGTTGAAAGGAAAACCAGCCCGAAAACACTGTTACGCAAAATTCGCAACATGACGCCTCCCATTGTTCTATTGTCGTTGGGCCGCATGCTTTCACAAAATCGGGGCGCTGCCTACATCGCCGCAAGTCGATGTTGACGCGCCCCCGCCGGGACCGACCATGAGATTCGCGACCACCCTTCTTCTCGGCGCGGCGCTGCTGGTCAGCCCCGCCGCCGCTCAAACCGGAGGCAACGCCATTCCGACCACGACACCCGGCCTGACGATCAGCTTGGGCACCGCGACGCCCGGCGGCGGCTTTCCTCTCTATGGCAACGCCTTTGCGCAAGCGATGAACGCGGCCGATCCGCAAGTGATCATCGCCCCGCGCAACACCAAGGGCAGCAACGAGAACATTCCGCTCTTGGAGAAGGGCGAGCTCGATCTCGCTCTGGTGGCGGGCGAGCCGGCCTATGAAGCCTTCGCCGGCATCGGCCGCGCGCCGGTACGGCTGAAAATTCTCACGGCGATCTATTCCAACCCCGGCATGTTCGTGGTGCGCGCGGACAGTCCGTACAAGACCATCCGCGATCTCGTCGGCCAGCCCGTCGCATTCGGCGCCAAGGGCTCGGGCCTGCCGATCCTGGCGCGCTACGTGCTCGATGGTCTCGGGTTGAAGCAGGACGAGGATTTCAAGGCGATCTATCTCGACCGCGCCGGCGACGGCCCCGCGATGGTCGAGGACGGCCGTGTCGCCGCCCTCTGGGGCGCCGGCATCGGCTGGCCCGGCTTCGCGGCGGTCGCCTCGAGCGCCTCAGGCGCGCGCTTCATCGCGCCCAGCGGCGAGGAGATCACGCGCATCCGCGCCAAGCACGCGTTCCTGAAGCCGCTCACCGTGCCGGCCGGCAGCTACCCGAACCAGTCCGAACCGATCGCCTCGCTCGGGTCCTGGAGTTTTGTGCTGACGCGCGAAGATCTGCCCGACGATGTCGCCTATCGTCTTGCGAAGACGCTTCACGTCGTCGAGCCGACATTCTGCAAGCAGCTCGCGCAAGCCTGCGAGACCACGGCCGCAAACACCGTCGCCGCCGCGCCGAAGCCGGAGCTGATCCATCCAGGCGTGATGAAGTATTTTCGCGAGATCGGGGTGGTGAAGTGACGGTCGCAACAAGGGACCGTCATTCCGGGGCGATGCAGAGCATCGAGCCCGGAATCTCGAGATCCCGGGTCTGGTCCTTCGGACCATCCCGGGATGACCGCTACGCGGTCACTTCTTCACCATCGCACAGGCCGGGTCCGGCGGACCGAACGCCTTGTCGCCGGAGATGGTCGTGAGGATCTTGTAATAGTCCCACGGATATTTGCTTTCCTGCGGCGTCTTCACCTGCACCAGCCAGAGGTCGTGCACCATCAGATTGTCTTCGCGCAGTTTGCCGTTGCGGGCGAAGAAATCCTCGATCGGCTTTTCCCGCATCTTGGCTGCGACCTTGAGCGGATCGTCGGTGCCGGCGTCCTTGATGGCGTTGAGATAGTGCATCACGCTCGAATAGACGCCGGCCTGCCACATCGACGGCATCTTGTTCATCTTGGCGAAGTAGCGCTTCGACCATTCGCGGGTCTTGTCGTCCAGGTCCCAATAGAACGACGTCGTCAGCAACAGCCCCTGGGCCGCCTGCAGGCCGAGGCCGTGGATGTCGGTGATCAGCGCCAGCAGTGCCGCCATCTGCTGGCCGCCCTTGAACACGCCGAACTCGGAGCCGGTCTTGATCTCGTTCATGTTGTTCGGCGGACCCGCCGCGATGCCGATGATCTTGGCCTTGGAGGCCTGCGCCTGCAGCACGAACGAAGAGAGGTCGGGCGTTGCCAGCGGCGGCTTCACCGAGCCCAGCACCTTGCCGCCATTGGCGGTCACGATGGCCGAGGCGTCGCGCTCCAGCGAATGACCGAAGGCATAATCGTCGGTGATGAAGAACCAGCTGTCGCCGCCGCGCTTGACCACCGCGTCCGCGGTGCCGACCGCGAGCGCGCGGGTGTCGAACACCCACTGGATCGCATAGGGCGAGCAGAACTTGCCGTGGAAATCGGCGGTGCCGGTCGAGTGGGTGATGAACAGCCGCTTCTTCTCGTTGGCCATGTTCTGAACCGCGAGCCCGACCGCGGAGACCGGCACGTCGACGATCAGATCGACCTGGTCGACGTCGTACCAGCGCCGTGCAATCGCGCCGCCGATATCGGCCTTGAGCTGGTGGTCGCCGACGACGATGCTGATCGGCTTGCCGAGCACGGTGCCGCCGAAATCGTCGATCGCCATCTGCGCCGCCGTCACCGAGCCCTGGCCGGTCGGCGCCGAGGCCGGACCGTTCATGTCGGTAAGCACACCGATCTTGACGACGTCGTCGGACACCTGCGCCACTGCGGCGCCCGGCAGCAGCGTCGTCGCCAGGAACGTCGTCGCCAGGAACGTCGCTGCAATGCCGGCAGCCACCGGCAGTCCAAATTTCGTTGGCTTCATGCTTGTCCTCCCCTGATCCGGCGCGTTGGCCGGTGTACCCCCGGGTATGGCCCGGCTGAATTGGTTTCTTTTGCAACTATTTGGGGGCGGGCGTCAACGTCAGCCGGCGAAGCGGATTTGTCCGGCGGGGGAGGGATCGTAGCCGGTCAGCTCCTCGGCGCGCTGGAGCAACCGCTTTTCGCTGAGGAACCGGATCAGGCCCTGCATGGCGGGGCGGAAATAGCTGCGCTGCCGCATCGCGAGGTCAAAATTCTCCCAGACCAGCGGCACGAAATCGAGGCCGGCCGAGCGCGCCGCCGCACGCGTCGCGATTCCGCAATCGGCTTGTCCCGCGCGGACGATCTCGGCGAGATCCGGCCCGGTCAGGACCGGCGTCTCGATCCGGCGCAAATCGCGCGTCGAGGCGCCGGCGCGCTTCAGCAACACATCCAGCAGCATTTGCGCGCCCGTGCCCTGTTGCCGCATCGCCATTTTGGCCCCGAGCGCGAGCACGTCGGAGAGGCCGCGCAGCCGCTTGGGATTGGCCGGCGGCAGCACGAGACCCTGCTCGCGGCGCACGAACGCGACCAGCAATGCATCATGCAGGTCCGGAGCGTCTCGCAGAACCGTCGCATTGGCGTCCGCGGCAAGATTGCCATCGGCATCGAGGCTGTGGAAGTGCACCGCCACGGCCATCACCTCGTCGCGCTGCAAGCGCTCGAGCCCGCGCGCGCTGCCCTCGCTCATCGATCCCAGCCCCGAGCCGGATTCGCGCAGACTCCAATCCAGAAGCTCGTCCTGGCTGCCGCCGACGACCGGCGGCGGCTCAGCAATCAGCATGCCGGCCGGACGCGCCAGTCCGGACAGCACCCAGAGGTCGAGCTCGTGCCGCGGGAAGAGCCACTTTCCGGTCACCTTGGTGCAGGGGATCGCACCGGTGGTGACGAGTTCGTATAGCTTGCGTTCGCCGAGCCGAAGATAGTCGGCGGCTTCGCTGGTCGTCAGGAATTCCATCCTGCATTCCTATGCAAATTCTTGCTTCTTTTTGGAGCTCGACGCAGGTGGAATTCTGCATTTCCAGTTTTGTCCGCTACGACCATGCCTGATCATCTCGCTGCTTTGCAACACATCCCCACGCGCGATCTCTGCTTTGGTGAACGATCCTGAATCGCTCGCGTGGCGCGGACCTCGCGGCTGTCGCGCGCGCCGCATTGCCGGAATTTCCCGACACGGCGGGCACAATGAGCAGACGCGTCACGAGTGCGGCGCAATCGATCATCATCATGATCGCGTCATAGCCTGTGGGAACCCGATCATGGCCGTCCGCCGCCTCTCCGTTGCACTCGCGCTTTTCTGCGGCCTCGCCGCGAGCGTTGCGGCGTCATCCGCGGAGGAACGCGCGATCGTGCTCGCCACGACCACAGCGACGCAGGAGTCCGGCCTGCTCGATTACCTGCTGCCGATCTTCCGTGACAAGACCGGCATCGAGGTGACGGTGATCGCGCGGCGCGCCGACGAGGTCCTCGAGGGGGCACGCAGGGGCGAAGTCGACGTCGTGCTGATGCATGCACGGCCGCAGGAGGAGAAATTCGTGGCCGACGGTTTTGCCGCGAAGCGCTTCGACGTGATGTACAACGATTACGTGCTGATCGGGCCGAAGAGCGATCCCGCCGGCGTCAAGGGCAAGGACATCGCGACCGCGCTGAAGGCGATCGAGGCCAAGGGCGCGCCGTTCGTGACGCGCGGAGACCGCTCGGGCACGCATGCCGCGGAGCTCGCGCTCTGGATCGTCGCCGGCATCGACATCGCGAGCACCAAAGGCGGCTGGTACCGCGAGGCCAAGCAGGGCATGGCTTCCGCCCTCGATGCAGCGCGCACGGCAAAGGCCTATGTGTTGTCCGATCGCGGCAGCTGGATCGCTTTTCGGGAGCGTGGCGATCTCGACATCGTCGTCGAAGGCGACAAGCGTCTGCTCAATCAGTACGGCGTGATGCTGGTGAACCCCGTGAAGTTCCCGAACGTCAAGAAGGAGCTGGGGCAGGACTTCATCGACTGGCTGATCTCGCCCGCCGGGCAGGCGGCGATCGCCGGATACAAGGTCGACGGACAACAGCTGTTCTTCCCCAATGCGGACAAGTCGGGCGGCTGACGGTCGTATTGCCAGCGGTTGCCAAACCGGGCGATGCATGGTCCATCATGACGCATGACCCAGCGCCTGCCGCCATCGCTGACGCCGCTCGACTCCGCGCTCGCCGCGTTGCTGACAGGGTGTGATCCGCTCGCGCCGGTGGAGTTGCCGCTGGGCGAAGCGGCCGGCTGCATCGCGGCCGGCAATCCGCTGCTCGCGGCGCGACCGTCCCGTGACGTCGCTGCCGCCGATGGCTGGGCGTTACGCGCCAATGATCTGGTCGGCGCGTCCTCCTATTCACCGCTAGCTCTCGCAAGAGCGCGCGCCTGGGTCGATGCCGGCGACGCGATGCCGGCGGGATGCGACTGTGTGCTCGATGCCGACGCAGTCGAGCTGTCTGGTCCGCTCGTCCAGGTGTTGGCGGAGGGCGTGCCGGGGCAGGGCGTCAGGCGCGCTGGAAGTGATATCGACGGACGCACGCCTGCCGCGGCAGATGGGTATCCGGTCGGTCCTGGCGCTCTGCTGCTCGCGCGCGCCGCCGGACTGGACCGACTGAACGTGCGCCGTCCGCGGCTGCGCATTGTCAATGTACCAGGCGCAACGGGGACCATGCATCTGATTGCGGAGATCGCTCGCGCCGCAGGACTGGATGTGCACACGAGCGAGGCCGGCGCGCGAGACGCGGGATCGATCGCGGAGGCGTTTGGCGTGCCCACCTGCGATCTCCTGCTGACGATCGGCGGCAGCGGTGTCGGTCGCAACGATGCAGCGGTCACGGCGCTGGCCCAGCGTGGTGACGTGATCGCCCATGGTCTTGCGCTCCAGCCCGGACGCACCGCCGCGGTCGGGCGGCTCGGAACCGTTCCTGTCGTCGCCTTGCCGGGATCGCCGGATCATGCGCTTGCGGTCTGGCTTGCGCTCGTGCTGCCGCTCGTCGAGCGGCTGTCGGCGCGGCTGCCGCGCCGACAGTTAACTTTGCCGCTCGCGCGCAAGATTGCATCCAGCGTCGGTATCGCCGAAATGGTTCTGCTGGCGGAGGAACATCATGCGTGGGTGCCGCTTGCGGTAGGAGAATGGCCGCTCCAGGCAATGGCCGGTGCGGATGCATGGCTGCTTGTTCCCGCCAGCCACGAGGGATTTCCAGCAAGCGCGCCGGTCGATGCCTATCTGATGCGGGAATGATATGGGTCTTGGCATGACGATGATCCCGCAATCGCAAACCCGCAGCGCGCTCGAGCAGGAGCAGTTCCTCAAGATCCTTTCCCGCGAGGACGCCTTGGCTCGCTTCGAGGCCGAGCTGTTCCCGCGCGCTCTTTTGAGCGAAACGCGCAAACTCGGTGCTGCGCTCGGTGCGTCGCTCGCTGAAGACATCACTGCGCCGATCGACGTGCCGCCGTTCGACCGTTCCAATGTCGACGGTTTTGCGGTGCGCTCAGCGGACCTTGCGACAGCCGGCGAAGGCGCGCCGGTTCGGCTCGGGCTGAATGGCGAGACCATTCACTGCGGCACCGTACCGGCGCTGCAAGTGGAGGCGGGAACGGCAACGCCGATTGCCACCGGTGGTCCGCTGCCGCGCGGTGCCGATGCCGTGGTCATGGTCGAGCATACCCAGCCGGCGGGATCGGGTGCGATCGACGTCCGTCGCGCGGCCTCGCCCGGGCAATTCATATCCTACGCAGGGTCCGATATCGCGCGCGGCGAGGCGCTGCTGCGCGCCGGCACGATCATCGGCTCGCGCGAGGTCGGCATGCTGGCGGCCTGCGGTCTTGCCGAGGCGAGCGTGGTGCGCAAACCTCGTGTTGCCGTGATCTCCACCGGTGACGAACTGGTTCAGCCGGGCGAGGTGCTCGCGCCCGCTGCGATCTACGACACCAACGGCGCGATCGTCACTGCTGCGATCGACGAGAACGGCGGTGAGGCGGTTTTCCTCGGCGCCATTCCCGACGACGAAGCCCAGCTCGAAGCCGCCATGCGCCGTGCGCTGGCGGACGCCGACATGCTGGTGCTCTCCGGCGGCACGTCGAAAGGCGCGGGCGATCTCTCCCATCGCATCATAGGCCGGCTCGGCCAGCCCGGCATCATCGCGCATGGCATTGCGCTCAAGCCCGGGAAGCCGCTGTGCCTTGCGGTGTGCGACGGCAAGCCGGTGGTGATCCTGCCGGGTTTTCCGACCTCCGCGATGTTCACCTTCCACGACATGATCGTGCCAATGCTGCGCAAAATGGCCGGACTGCCGCCGCGCTCCGATGCCAAGGTGAACGCGACCGTGCCGGTGCGCATTGCTTCCGAGCTCGGCCGCACCGAATTCGTCATGGTCTCGCTGGTCGGAGGCAAGGACGGCTTGATCGCCTATCCCTCCGGAAAGGGGTCGGGTGCGATCACGTCGTTCGCGCAGGCCGACGGTTTTCTGCGCATCGACGCGCTCGCCGACCAGATGCCGGCCGGAACCGAGGCCGAGGTGACGCTGTTCACGCCACATGTGCGGGTGCCCGATCTCGTCATCGTCGGCAGCCATTGCACCGGGCTCGATCTCGTCACGGCGCAACTCGCGCATGCCGGCCTGACCGTGCGTTCGATCGCCGTCGGTAGTCTCGGCGGACTTGCGGCGGCGCGGCGCGGTGAATGCGATCTGGCGCCGATCCATCTGTTCGACGACAAGAGCGAGACCTACAATACGCCTTACCTGATCGAGGGGCTTGAGCTCGTGCCGGGCTGGCGGCGGATGCAGGGCATCGTGTTCCGCAAGGGCGACAAGCGTTTCGAAGGCCACAGTGCGAGGGACGCCGTCGTCGCGGCGCTCGCTGATCCCTCCTGCATCATGGTCAACCGCAATCAAGGCGCCGGCACGCGCATCCTGATCGATCGTTTGCTCGGTGGTGCGCGCCCGGAGGGCTACTGGAACCAGCCACGCTCGCACAACGCGGTGGCCGCGGCGGTCGCACAGCACCGCGCCGACTGGGGCATGACCATTGCTCCGGTCGCCCATGCGGTAGGCCTCGGTTTCATTCCGCTCGCGGAGGAGCATTATGACTTTGCGCTGGTGACGGCACGCAAGCAGCGGCCTGCGGTGCAGGCCTTTCTCGCCGCACTCAGCTCGGACGAGGCGCGTGCCGCACTGGAGCGCGCGGGATTCCGGCCGGCGTAGAGCTTGATTAAGACGCCGCATCCAGCGCGGCCAGCCGCTCGGCTTCCGCGATATCCTCGACCGTGTTGGCATTGAAGAACGGATCGAGCGGCTCGGTCGGCCACGTCACCGTCGCGAGCGGGTAGCGCGCGGTCCAGCGGTCGATCTTGCGGAGGTCTTCGACCACTAGCGCGTGACGCAGTTCGTCGCGCAAACCAACGCGCCACAAGCCTATCACCGGATGCGACTGGCCGTCCGATGCCGCGACGGCGAGCTCGGCATTCGCGGCGAGGCGTTCTTTGTGCAAGCGCGCGACCAGATCGCGCGGCAGGAACGGGCAGTCGCCGGCGGCACTGAGCACCCATTCCACCTCAGGCCGGTTCGCGGCGGTCCAGTCGAGCGCGGCAAGGATGCCGGCGAGCGGACCGGGAAAGCCGGGCACGTCGTCGGCGACGACCTGCAAACCGAACGCGGCGAAGCGGGCGGGATCGCCGTTGGCATTGAGGATCAGCCCGCTGCATTGGGGCGATAGGCGCGCGATCACGCGTTCCAGGATGGTGCGGCCGCCGATGGTGCGCATCGGCTTGTCGCCGCCGCCCATGCGCCGGGCGAGGCCGCCGGCGAGCAGCACGCCTTGCGTGCTCGGAAAGCTAATCGTCACCACCTTCACCCTTGCGCTTGTGCTTGGCCGATTCCTCCTCGACATAAGCGAGGTTCTGGTCGTAGACGATGCGCTCCTCGCCTGACAACGCGATGAACCGTTTGCCGCGCGCGCGGCCGACCAGCGTCAAGCCCACCTGCCGGGCGAGATCGACGCCCCAGGCGGTGAAGCCGGAGCGCGACACCAGGATCGGAATTCCCATGCGGACCGTCTTGATCACCATCTCCGAGGTGAGCCGTCCCGTAGTGTAGAGGATCTTGTCGGAGGCATCGACGCCGTGGCGGTACATCCAGCCCGCGATCTTGTCGACGGCGTTGTGACGGCCGACATCCTCGGTGTAGCAGAGCGGATCGCCCTCCCTGCACAGCACGCAGCCGTGGATCGCGCCGGCCTCCAGATAGAGCGAGGGCATGGTGTTGATGGTCTGAGTCATCTGGTAGAGCCAGGAGGTGCGCAGCTCCGCCTTCGGCAACGCGACGCTCTCGACCGCCTCCAGCAGATCGCCGAAGGCGGTGCCCTGCGCGCAGCCCGATGTCTGCGTGCGCTTCTTCAGCTTGGCCTCGAAATTGGTGTGGTGCTCGGTGCGCACCACCACCACCTGGAGGTCGTCGTCGTATTCGACATCGGTGACCGCGTCGTTGTATTTCAGCATGTTCTGGTTGAGCAAATAGCCCAGCGCCAGATATTCCGGATAGTCGCCGATCGTCATCATGGTGACGATCTCCTGCGAATTCAGGTAGAGCGTCAGCGGGCGCTCCACCGGCACCTTGATCTCGATCCTGGCGCCGGACTGGTCGGTCCCGGTCACGCTCTCGGTGAGGCGCGGGTCGTCGGTGTCAGGGACGATCAGGGGCGCTGGGGCTTTGTCGATCTTCATCATGGCCGCGACGTTAGCATGACATTCGGGTCAAGCCGATATAAGCATGCTAGCGAGAGAACGAAATGCCGCCTATTCGTCATTGCGAGCGCAGCGAAGCAATCCAGGCTGCCGCCGTGGATGCATTCCTGGATTGCTTCGCTGCGCTCGCAATGACGGAGGAGAGAGTGGTTCCATCAAGGACCGGGTCGCTCGCGGAGACGGAGCTGGAATGAAAGTCATCGGCCTTGCAGGCTGGAGCGGTGCGGGCAAGACCACGCTGTTGACGCGGCTGATCCCGCATTTCAATGCGCTTGGCTTGCGCGTCTCGGTCATCAAGCATGCGCATCACCAGTTCGACGTCGACGTTCCCGGCAAGGACTCCTGGCGCCATCGCGAGGCCGGCGCGGCCGAGGTGCTGGTTGCTTCGTCAAATCGCTGGGCGCTGATGCACGAGTTGCGCGGGGCGGCAGAGCCGCGTCTGCCGGAACTGTTGAGCAAATTGTCGGCTGTCGATCTCGTCCTGGTCGAGGGTTTCAAGCGCGAGCCGCATCGCAAGATCGAGGTGCATCGCGCCGCCAACGACAAGCCGCTGCTGTTTCCCGATGACCCCGGAATTTTCGGAATCGCGGCCGATGTCGCCATTGAAACCCGACTGCCGACCGTCCATCTCGACGATATCGCCGCGGCCGCGGAATTGCTGCTGCGCGCGGCGATGCCGGTCGAGGAAGCGGTCGCGAAAAGCGCTGCGATGCGTTGACGAGGCACCATGGCGCAGTTGTCGGACGATTGTTTTGCCTTCGGCGGACCAATGATGTCGGTCGACGAGGCCGTTGGCCTGATCACGACGCGCGTCAACGCGATTGTCGATCTCGAAACCGTGGCGCTCATCGACGCTGATGGGCGCGTGCTGGCCCGCGATATCGCGGCGCCGCTGCCGCTGCCGCCCTTCACCAATTCCGCTGTTGACGGCTACGCCGTGCGCAACGCCGATCTTCCTGATAGCGTTGAGCGGGCATTCCCGCTCGACGGCCGCATCCAGGCCGGCGGTCTGGCACTGGCGCCGATCAAGGCCGGCCACGCCGCGCGCATCTTCACCGGCGCGCCGATGCCGCCGGATGCCGAAACGGTCTTCATGCAGGAAGATGTCCGCCTCGACGATGCCGGCCGAATTGTGCTGCCGCCGGGGCTGAAGCCGGGCGCGAACGTCCGCCCTGCGGGAGAGGACATTCCCCAGGGCCACATTGCGTTGCGCGCAGGCCAGCGCTTGCTGCCGCAGCATGTCGCGCTCGCGGCGGCGTTCGGCCTTGTCGGGCTCGACGTCGTCAGGCGCATCCGCGTCGCGGTGTTCTCGACCGGTGATGAACTGGCCTCTCCCGGCGAGCCGCGCGCGGCCTCGCAGCTGTTCGACTCGAACCGCTTCATGCTGATGGCGATGCTGCGTCGGCTCGGCTGCGACGTCAGCGATCTTGGCATTTTGCGCGACGAACGTATCTCGCTTGCGAATGGCCTGAAGCAAGTCGCAGGCACGCACGATCTGATCCTCACCACCGGCGGCGTCTCGACCGGAGAGGAGGACCACGTCAAGGCGGCGGTCGAGAGCATCGGCTCGCTGGTGTTGTGGCGGATGGCGATCAAGCCGGGACGGCCCGTGGCGATGGGCATCATCGACGGCACGCCGCTGATCGGATTGCCGGGCAATCCCGTCGCGAGTTTCGTCACCTTCGTGCATGTGGTGCGGCCGACGGTGCTTGCGCTTGCGGGCAGCCTGCCGGAGCAGCCGTTGCCGATCCCGGTGCGCGCGGCATTCACCTACAAGAAGAAGGCGGGCCGACGGGAATATGTTCGCGCCTCCTTGCGGCGCATGCAGGACGGCGCACTCGAGGCAATCAAGTTTCCACGCGAGGGAGCGGGGCTGTTGTCCTCTCTCGTCGACACCGACGGCCTCATCGAGCTCGGCGAGGAGGTCACGCGTGTCGAGCCGGGGCAGAGCGTGGGTTTCTTGTCCTATGCCGATCTGCTCTGAGTCTGGATGTTGTGTTGGCGTTGACGTCATCGACCCCTCCCGCCATGTTGCGCCGATGACCAGAACGACGCTCGATCTCACCGGACTGAAATGCCCGTTGCCCGCCCTGAAGACGCGCAAAGCGCTGAAGCCGCTGCAGCCGGGCGATCAGCTCGAAGTGTACTGCACCGATCCCCTGTCGGTGATTGACATTCCAAACCTGATCCGAGAGACCGGC containing:
- the glp gene encoding gephyrin-like molybdotransferase Glp, coding for MAQLSDDCFAFGGPMMSVDEAVGLITTRVNAIVDLETVALIDADGRVLARDIAAPLPLPPFTNSAVDGYAVRNADLPDSVERAFPLDGRIQAGGLALAPIKAGHAARIFTGAPMPPDAETVFMQEDVRLDDAGRIVLPPGLKPGANVRPAGEDIPQGHIALRAGQRLLPQHVALAAAFGLVGLDVVRRIRVAVFSTGDELASPGEPRAASQLFDSNRFMLMAMLRRLGCDVSDLGILRDERISLANGLKQVAGTHDLILTTGGVSTGEEDHVKAAVESIGSLVLWRMAIKPGRPVAMGIIDGTPLIGLPGNPVASFVTFVHVVRPTVLALAGSLPEQPLPIPVRAAFTYKKKAGRREYVRASLRRMQDGALEAIKFPREGAGLLSSLVDTDGLIELGEEVTRVEPGQSVGFLSYADLL
- a CDS encoding sulfurtransferase TusA family protein, whose amino-acid sequence is MTRTTLDLTGLKCPLPALKTRKALKPLQPGDQLEVYCTDPLSVIDIPNLIRETGDTVEITERNDARIVFLIEKADRSIENINGALPT
- the mobB gene encoding molybdopterin-guanine dinucleotide biosynthesis protein B, which gives rise to MKVIGLAGWSGAGKTTLLTRLIPHFNALGLRVSVIKHAHHQFDVDVPGKDSWRHREAGAAEVLVASSNRWALMHELRGAAEPRLPELLSKLSAVDLVLVEGFKREPHRKIEVHRAANDKPLLFPDDPGIFGIAADVAIETRLPTVHLDDIAAAAELLLRAAMPVEEAVAKSAAMR
- the fdhD gene encoding formate dehydrogenase accessory sulfurtransferase FdhD translates to MMKIDKAPAPLIVPDTDDPRLTESVTGTDQSGARIEIKVPVERPLTLYLNSQEIVTMMTIGDYPEYLALGYLLNQNMLKYNDAVTDVEYDDDLQVVVVRTEHHTNFEAKLKKRTQTSGCAQGTAFGDLLEAVESVALPKAELRTSWLYQMTQTINTMPSLYLEAGAIHGCVLCREGDPLCYTEDVGRHNAVDKIAGWMYRHGVDASDKILYTTGRLTSEMVIKTVRMGIPILVSRSGFTAWGVDLARQVGLTLVGRARGKRFIALSGEERIVYDQNLAYVEEESAKHKRKGEGGDD